In Citrus sinensis cultivar Valencia sweet orange chromosome 3, DVS_A1.0, whole genome shotgun sequence, the sequence ACAGAGTAATGGTTTGCTGGTGCTTTGAGCATCAAATTGACAAATTCAATGATGCTcaagtcttttatttttatttatttgtttatttttgttgtcttttttttttttttttttctctgttttgTTGTTGGAGTATATagcagaaataattttctttctgtgAGCATCAATGATCATCCAAATCCGTAATTCTACTCATCTGCCACATCAATCTTCCTCTTCTCTGTTTTTGGTCTTACTGTACCGTTCTCTCTTTGACTCTGCGGTGCTGCCAACTTGACTCCCACTTCATCATCCTCATCCACTGTCGTAGAATCGCGGAGCATCCACTCACAACTATACGACTTGGCTGTACCGGTTTCTTTATAATTTCCGAGCGGGCAAGCAGCGATGGATAAAAGTTAGGCCAAATGCACGCGTCTTTCCTGAGCTTGTCCATCTTGTTGGAGTACCAAAAATGTTAGCATTGATCTGACGGGTAAAAGAATACAcacactcacacacacacacacacacacacacacatacataccgGTGATAATTGCATTTAGGTGTTTCGATTATTCTTGCATATTGTACGATTTATTATATGGATTTTGTTTAGTGCAATATACTCGTGGACACCAATCCAATCCATGAAGCTATTGATCTTGAATCAGAAGATGGCCAAAATCTAGTATTTCTTCCATGTATGGGACCCTATAACCCCTATCTGTAGTTTTAGATTGTTAATTACCTCGGAAGAAAATGTTTGATCCCTGGAACATCTCACGCGTCCAACATAGAGATCAAATGGTACCGATACAAAGAAGTACGACTGTTTAAAACCACAGCttaattgttttgaaaaaaaaaaaaaaagtggtctTCTGAACTGCATTCTGCTTACACACCAAAAATAGATGGTTTTCACCTTCAACGTTAATAAGtttcacaatttattttacgGATGACAGAAagcaaaaaggaaaacaaaagaagagaGTATAATATGTACAGAAATGAGAAGAATTTTACAGATGTTACATAACTTTTAACAGCTAAATTATCTCTAAAGACCTGCGTTCCCAGCAAGAGCTTCTTTTCTTCACTGGTTCAGCACCAGCGGTTGCAATTAAAAGAACCTATGGAAAAGAAAGTGAGATGAGATAATGACAAGAAGAACAAGGTGATCTTTCATCAATGAAACGTGGAAAAGTTAACCACCTTGAACAACCGCACCGAAGATGGCAAGTAAATTCCAAATTGGCAGTTACAGCATTGTTGAGAatctataatttataaatctgtgttttaaaataatgagGCTCATCTTCCAGGGGTAAGACTGAGAGGTCTACGGTTCCTTGGCCAACATGCGCTCGCCACCTGCCCAAAAAATGTTAATACTTCAGAATGTGAATGTCTTGTGGTAATGAAAATCGTCACTCTAACTACAAGAACATAGCAAGTTCTTTATTGAGTGAGTTATAAACTTGCCGGTATGCTGTTCTCCTTTAATTGTTCCAATGATTCAGCAAGCTCCACTTGTTTTGATGCGGTAGCAAGCAGTGCCTAGAAAATTTTGAgcataaatacttaaatactGATTATTCCAAGATTTTTGAAGTTAAAGAAGCACGCTGCATAAAGCACAAATGAAAAGAAGAAGGAACTTACTTTTTTTGTCCTCTGTAAGTCATGTTCTATGGATTTAATGCGACTCAATGATTCAAGAAGCATGTCTTCTTTCTCTGGAGGAATTCTTTTAGGTTTATTAACCAGATCAGTTACCAATTCTTCCAAACGCTGCAGCCTCTCCCAGCATGGATGGAATGACTGATTCTCCACTGCTTGTGAAATGCTCTGCTCTTGAGAGCTTGTACAAGGCAAAGGGGATTTTGTCTGGTTTTCTAGTTTTTTGCATGAATGTTGCGCTACAAAAAGTCCTTTCAACCATGGGAACAGAAGTACACATGCTAACAAATTAAGAACAAAGTGAACTAGTACACTCATTAGACGGGGAATGAACTTCTTCAGTGGCCTTCTTTGAGTATTTTCAGAGGTTAAATTATCTGTCAGAAGCACCAAACGTGTAACATGTAAAAGCTTGCTATATTCAATGAGAAATAAGCCCCAGATGAAAAGCAGTAGATAgagaaaaaagttaataatgaAGTACATCGTTGATGTAATGGAGTACATCattgatataatttaatcacTGATACGGGAGCTAAGTTTAATAGAAGAAATGATACCGTGCGGAAATCTATTAGTTGAAATAGCTTCATGAACTCCTGCAACATCAGTTTGTTCAGCCACACTGCTGGTGGAAGTAGGTTCACTCATCCTTCCCTGAGAAATATGTATGCAAGCAAAAGTCACATAGAATgaagaatattttttcattgggtacatataatattcaaatattacaAGCACAGCTAAGTCCGTATGTTGATGAATATCAACACATATTCTGTGATCCTACCTATCATATAGCAGCCAAAGTGAGAAAGGAAAAggacaaatttttaaatgatgaaCTACAAGAATCTGGAGAAAAGTCGTGCGTCATTTAACATgttgtcattatttttatcactTTATACATTCCATGCTTTCAAGAACCTTTTTTCACCCCTTTTTCTTGTTAACACGtgttaatttatatgattccagaaaatgatttattgagaaaacatttaattttacaagtgAAATTTTGTAGTTTATGGTAAACCATTATAACAGAATATCATGTCGATAAATTGAAGGGAAAAAAGAACTAAGATTAAATCCATTATAGCAAAAGTGgaagggaaaaaataattaagttgaaACCAGGGAGGAAAAAGAACACCATGTCCAGGAAACTTACATTGTCATTAAGTGGCACTAATTTTATGAAGCCTGAAGTATTTGACCTCACATCTAGAGTAGAATCGGCAGAGGATTTTTCACTATTAGCAACCTGCATAGGGAAGCATGGACTGTTGACAAAATACATAGTAGAATATAAGCAATATAACAAGAATAGTTCATAAATCAACAACATACCTTAGAAGAGAATAATTTGATTTCTAAGTCATCAAAATCAGAAGAACGCTTTGTTTTCCATGAGCACATTGCATTGCCAGCATGAACCAGCTTTAGACAGTAGATACAAAAGGGTTATAAGTTTTTTAGACATTTTTAAAGactaaaaaaagaataccGAAGCATACatgtgacaatttttttttctttttgggagTACTATGAAGTCATACTTTCATTATTCCTGGATCACTCCAAGGTCCCTTGTTAGATTTAAGGCACCCGCCTTCATTTGGACAGGAGCAAGTTCCACCAAGAAAATCTGGCAATTGACTGTCCAATgtagaatttcaaaataaatgtgttGAAGTCACAAAGGAACCCaagcaataataaaatattgcagCGTATGAGTTAAAAATCCCAACCTCGAGTCTATAACCTCCAACAATTTATCATGGAATTTGTAGCCTAAAACCTGTAAATTAGCAGAACATTTCTGGTTAATTTATATAGCCTCCAGAATGCAGAAGAAATGTACGACTCATTATTAATTCACCTGTATCTTTGCGGTTGTTTTTGGGTCTAAAAAGCCTTTTGCTGTGTTCCACACAAGTTTGAATCCACTGCCAGCATTAACAATGAACATCTGATGTAATATCTGTTGTGAAAGAGAATGAGCTTATTTCAGCAATGATCAATAAATTTATGCAACAACCGTTTTGtatattgtttattataaaaattaacctaCCTCAGGATAGTTGTCACCATCAATTTTCTGTATGCGCATCACAAGATCATGGGCAACCTTGCCGAAGCTCATCCAGTTCTGCATAATCCGGAAAAATGACAAGAGATAATTATGTATCAGTTGTATATGATAAGCAGAACTTCAAGAGACTGTAGCaggcatttttaaaattaccacTCCCTGAACATCCAATATGGTTATTGTAGAATCAATGTGTCTCTTGGCCGCAATAGAACATGCAGGGAACTTCTCAGAAAATGTCTTCTCAAACCCCTGGACATGATATTTTAGAAACCGTTCCACTGTGGTGCAACTCATCAGCTTGCTGGGGTCAATTTGCCCAAGTCTCTCAATATATACAGGTCGACCTTCTTTATCTACACCATGGTAACCATGAGGATAACAACTCTGAACTTCATCATATTCTTCATATACAAAATCCTGAAAATTGCACCATCATATAGAAGTATCCGTTAGATagtaaaaactaaattaaatcacAACTATAGACTGGAATGTTAAGCCTAATACAAATTCCAATAACTACTACAAGTTTAAATCCAACCGAGACTAGAAGCCTCCATTGTCAATTGGCCCCTATATCAGCTAATGCTTGGTCCCTATCAGTTCATTATCTCAATATACTTGAAATGGAAGGATTTCATCCAAGTTATCAacatatgaaagaaaaagcacTGTTTACCTGCATAATAGTATCAACTCCATTCTCTTTCCTCCAGTTGAGCATTTCTACCCACATCTGGAAAGTTTTGTCAATGTCAAACTTCCTAGCCTTCAAAAATCTGCAGCAAGAAATCCCAGTTTCTGCAATTTAGTggaataattaaagaaaggaAGCAAATTCTAAAAGCATACATTCATAAACGAATGTTTCAATATCATGAAGATGGTTGGAAGAGCAAAATTGAGAACGATGCTGATAGTAGAGTGTTGCCGCTGTTCTTTTACATAGTTTACACCTTTAGGAGGTCATGACAGCATGACTGGCACGAGTAATTTGAATAATCCATAGGATGAACAgaataaaatctattattatagtattttgaatttgtctCTAGATCGATAAGCTAGCATGCTAATATTGGAAACAACTTCGatccaacaaaatcaataGTGCATTTTAATTGACCGATCTGACTGTCTCACATTCAGCAAATACACGGCATTACTACAGCAAATTATATGTACGCGAATCAGATTGATGCAATACAGAACAGAACAA encodes:
- the LOC102614841 gene encoding phosphatidylinositol/phosphatidylcholine transfer protein SFH9 isoform X2, whose amino-acid sequence is MSVDWRYNLGFKSYPQLETMPEVISVEENERLRSTDFEICEEEKRRSRSRYLSKKAMSASTRLTHSLRRRGRRVSDSRCAPISIEDVRDAAEEKAVNGFRNALIARDMLPSRHDDYHTMLRFLKARKFDIDKTFQMWVEMLNWRKENGVDTIMQDFVYEEYDEVQSCYPHGYHGVDKEGRPVYIERLGQIDPSKLMSCTTVERFLKYHVQGFEKTFSEKFPACSIAAKRHIDSTITILDVQGVNWMSFGKVAHDLVMRIQKIDGDNYPEILHQMFIVNAGSGFKLVWNTAKGFLDPKTTAKIQVLGYKFHDKLLEVIDSSQLPDFLGGTCSCPNEGGCLKSNKGPWSDPGIMKLVHAGNAMCSWKTKRSSDFDDLEIKLFSSKVANSEKSSADSTLDVRSNTSGFIKLVPLNDNGRMSEPTSTSSVAEQTDVAGVHEAISTNRFPHDNLTSENTQRRPLKKFIPRLMSVLVHFVLNLLACVLLFPWLKGLFVAQHSCKKLENQTKSPLPCTSSQEQSISQAVENQSFHPCWERLQRLEELVTDLVNKPKRIPPEKEDMLLESLSRIKSIEHDLQRTKKALLATASKQVELAESLEQLKENSIPVASACWPRNRRPLSLTPGR
- the LOC102614841 gene encoding phosphatidylinositol/phosphatidylcholine transfer protein SFH9 isoform X1 — protein: MSVDWRYNLGFKSYPQLETMPAEVISVEENERLRSTDFEICEEEKRRSRSRYLSKKAMSASTRLTHSLRRRGRRVSDSRCAPISIEDVRDAAEEKAVNGFRNALIARDMLPSRHDDYHTMLRFLKARKFDIDKTFQMWVEMLNWRKENGVDTIMQDFVYEEYDEVQSCYPHGYHGVDKEGRPVYIERLGQIDPSKLMSCTTVERFLKYHVQGFEKTFSEKFPACSIAAKRHIDSTITILDVQGVNWMSFGKVAHDLVMRIQKIDGDNYPEILHQMFIVNAGSGFKLVWNTAKGFLDPKTTAKIQVLGYKFHDKLLEVIDSSQLPDFLGGTCSCPNEGGCLKSNKGPWSDPGIMKLVHAGNAMCSWKTKRSSDFDDLEIKLFSSKVANSEKSSADSTLDVRSNTSGFIKLVPLNDNGRMSEPTSTSSVAEQTDVAGVHEAISTNRFPHDNLTSENTQRRPLKKFIPRLMSVLVHFVLNLLACVLLFPWLKGLFVAQHSCKKLENQTKSPLPCTSSQEQSISQAVENQSFHPCWERLQRLEELVTDLVNKPKRIPPEKEDMLLESLSRIKSIEHDLQRTKKALLATASKQVELAESLEQLKENSIPVASACWPRNRRPLSLTPGR